In Chelonoidis abingdonii isolate Lonesome George chromosome 15, CheloAbing_2.0, whole genome shotgun sequence, the following are encoded in one genomic region:
- the LGI1 gene encoding leucine-rich glioma-inactivated protein 1 — protein MGNASRPFRRIAYFLCLLCMLLLTEGKKSVKPKCPASCTCTKDNALCENARSIPTSVPPDVISLSFVRSAFTKIPEGSFLLTPSLQLLLFTSNSFDVISDDAFMGLPHLEYLFIENNSIKSISRNTFRGLKSLIHLSLANNNLQTLPKDIFKGLDSLTNVDLRGNTFNCDCKLKWLVEWLGSTNATVEDIYCESPPEYKKRKINSLSSKEFDCIITEFAVYESLPYQSLSVDTFSYMNDEHVVIAQPFTGKCIFLEWDHVEGSFRNYDNITGTSTVVCKPIIIETQLYVIVAQLFGGSHIYKRDIFANKFIKIQDIEILKIRKPNDIETFRIAEDWYFVVADSSKAGFTTVYKWNGNGFYSHQSLHAWYRDTDVEYLEIAGKPHLILSSSSQRPVIYQWNKGTTEFVKRLEIQDMEDVYAVKHFRVKEDVYICLTRFIGDSKVMKWGGAAFLDLQRMPSRGSMVFQPLQISNYQYAILGSDYSFTQVYYWDTEKAKFVKFQELNIQAPRSFTHVSIDKRNFLFASSFKGTTLIYKHVIVDLSA, from the exons ATGGGAAATGCCAGCAGACCCTTTAGAAGAATTGCTTATTTCCTATGCCTTTTATGTATGCTTTTGCTGACTGAAGGGAAGAAATCAGTGAAGCCAAAATGTCCTGCCTCGTGTACTTGTACCAAAGATAATGCTTTATGTGAAAATGCCAGATCTATTCCAACCAGCGTTCCGCCTGATGTTATCTCACT ATCCTTTGTGAGATCTGCTTTTACTAAAATCCCAGAAGGGAGTTTTTTGCTCACACCGTCTCTGCAGCTTCT GTTATTTACATCAAACTCTTTTGATGTTATTAGTGATGATGCTTTCATGGGCCTTCCTCATCTAGAATATTT GTTCATAGAGAACAACAGCATTAAGTCAATTTCAAGAAATACTTTTCGAGGACTGAAATCTTTAATTCACTT GAGCCTTGCAAACAATAATCTTCAAACACTTCCAAAAGACATATTCAAAGGGCTGGATTCTTTAACAAATGT GGATCTTAGAGGGAACACATTTAATTGTGACTGCAAACTGAAATGGTTAGTGGAATGGCTGGGCAGCACCAATGCAACAGTTGAAGACATTTATTGTGAAAGTCCACCAGAATATAAGAAGCGTAAAATCAATAGCCTCTCTTCAAAGGAATTTGATTGTATTATTACAG AATTTGCTGTTTATGAATCCCTGCCATATCAGTCTCTGTCAGTAGATACTTTCTCCTACATGAATGATGAGCATGTGGTTATTGCTCAACCTTTTACTGGAAAATGCATCTTTCTTGAATGGGACCATGTAGAAGGGTCTTTCAGGAATTATGACAACATTACAG GTACTTCGACTGTTGTGTGTAAGCCCATAATTATTGAGACTCAGCTGTATGTCATTGTTGCCCAGCTCTTTGGAGGCTCCCATATTTACAAAAGAGATATTTTTGCTAATAAGTTTATAAAAATTCAAGATATTGAAATTCTTAAAATCCGAAAACCCAATGACATTGAAACTTTCAGGATTGCAGAAGACTGGTATTTTGTTGTTGCAGACAGTTCAAAAGCTGGCTTTACCACGGTTTACAAATGGAATGGAAATGGATTTTACTCCCATCAGTCACTGCACGCGTGGTACAGAGATACTGATGTGGAGTATCTTGAAATAGCCGGCAAACCTCATTTAATTCTGTCGAGTAGTTCCCAAAGACCTGTTATATACCAATGGAACAAAGGAACAACTGAATTTGTTAAGCGTCTCGAGATCCAAGATATGGAGGATGTGTATGCAGTGAAACACTTCAGAGTGAAAGAGGATGTGTACATTTGTTTAACAAGATTTATTGGTGATTCCAAAGTAATGAAATGGGGAGGTGCAGCATTTCTGGATTTACAAAGAATGCCATCCCGAGGGTCAATGGTATTCCAGCCTCTTCAGATAAGCAATTATCAATATGCCATTCTTGGAAGTGATTATTCTTTTACTCAAGTCTATTATTGGGATACTGAAAAAGCAAAATTTGTGAAGTTTCAAGAATTAAACATACAGGCGCCAAGATCTTTCACACACGTTTCCATTGATAAACGCAATTTTCTCTTTGCTTCAAGTTTTAAGGGAACTACATTAATTTATAAACATGTCATAGTTGACTTAAGTGCATGA